One genomic region from Frateuria soli encodes:
- a CDS encoding CBU_0592 family membrane protein: MNTLFWYDWAGFIGVVLVLLAFLLLQAHKLHGNGLTYQLMNVFGALGVTLSLLFGSFNVSAFALEVAWMAIGIFGIVRSARRRRAEKVTGTDV; encoded by the coding sequence ATGAACACGTTGTTCTGGTACGACTGGGCCGGCTTTATCGGCGTGGTGCTGGTGCTGCTGGCGTTTCTCCTGCTGCAGGCCCACAAGCTGCACGGCAACGGGCTCACCTACCAGCTGATGAACGTCTTCGGAGCGCTGGGCGTGACGCTTTCGTTGCTGTTCGGCAGCTTCAACGTGTCCGCGTTCGCACTGGAAGTGGCGTGGATGGCGATCGGCATCTTCGGCATCGTGCGCAGCGCGCGGCGGCGGCGGGCCGAGAAGGTGACCGGCACGGACGTATAG
- the pstC gene encoding phosphate ABC transporter permease subunit PstC: MPDATLTSIAPEQRASRDARHDRLFAGLLKACALLVLAALLGAAFATLWGGREAFGTFGWHFLVSSAWDPSSQEYGALVPVYGTLATSFIALLIAVPVSFGIALYLSEVAPRWLRTPVASAIELLAGIPSIIYGMWGLFVFAPFFAEHVKPWLTNYLGNNPDDGNPSWVATHVPFVGKMFASDYPFGASILVAGIVLAIMIIPFISSVMREVFQTVPTRLKESAYALGSSTWEVSWDIVLPYTRSAVIGGIFLGLGRALGETMAVTFVLGNAMALSASLLDPGASIASTIANQFSEAVGLQKSALMALAFLLFVVTFIVLLIARLMLRRLASREGR, translated from the coding sequence CACTGCTCGTCCTGGCAGCCCTGCTGGGCGCCGCCTTTGCCACCCTGTGGGGCGGACGCGAGGCGTTCGGCACGTTCGGCTGGCACTTCCTGGTCAGTTCCGCGTGGGACCCGAGCAGCCAGGAGTACGGCGCGCTGGTGCCGGTCTACGGCACGCTTGCCACCTCGTTCATCGCGCTGCTGATCGCGGTGCCGGTGAGCTTCGGCATCGCGCTCTATCTCTCGGAGGTCGCGCCGCGCTGGCTGCGCACGCCGGTCGCCTCGGCGATCGAGCTGCTGGCAGGCATTCCCTCGATCATCTACGGCATGTGGGGCCTGTTCGTGTTCGCGCCCTTCTTCGCCGAGCACGTCAAGCCGTGGCTGACCAATTACCTGGGCAACAACCCGGATGACGGCAACCCCTCGTGGGTGGCCACGCACGTGCCGTTCGTCGGCAAGATGTTCGCCAGCGACTACCCCTTCGGCGCCAGCATCCTCGTGGCCGGCATCGTGCTGGCCATCATGATCATCCCGTTCATTTCCTCGGTCATGCGCGAGGTGTTCCAGACCGTCCCCACGCGACTGAAGGAGTCGGCCTATGCGCTGGGCTCGAGCACCTGGGAGGTTTCCTGGGACATCGTGCTGCCGTACACGCGTTCGGCGGTGATCGGCGGCATCTTCCTCGGGCTCGGCCGCGCGCTCGGCGAGACCATGGCCGTCACTTTCGTGCTGGGCAACGCGATGGCCCTGTCCGCCTCGCTGCTCGATCCCGGCGCCTCGATCGCTTCCACCATCGCCAACCAGTTCAGCGAGGCGGTGGGGCTGCAGAAATCGGCACTGATGGCGCTGGCCTTCCTGCTGTTCGTGGTGACCTTCATCGTGCTGCTGATCGCGCGGCTGATGCTGCGCCGGCTGGCCAGCCGGGAGGGTCGCTGA
- a CDS encoding VOC family protein — translation MPPFRLQQIDHVVLRVYDLAAMQAFYCDVLGCTEERRQDAIGLVQLRAGDSLIDLVPIDGKLGRLGGAGPGSEGRNMDHLCLSVEGYDEAAIVAHLKAHGVRVGDIGLRYGAQGEGPSIYCYDPQGNMVELKGPAA, via the coding sequence ATGCCCCCCTTCCGGCTCCAGCAGATCGATCACGTCGTGCTGCGCGTTTACGACCTGGCGGCGATGCAGGCGTTCTATTGCGACGTGCTCGGCTGTACGGAGGAGCGCCGCCAGGACGCGATCGGCCTGGTGCAGTTGCGCGCCGGCGACTCGTTGATCGACCTGGTGCCGATCGACGGCAAGCTCGGCCGCCTGGGAGGCGCCGGGCCGGGCAGCGAGGGACGCAACATGGACCATCTGTGCCTGAGCGTCGAGGGTTACGACGAAGCGGCCATCGTGGCGCACCTCAAGGCGCATGGCGTGCGCGTGGGCGATATCGGCTTGCGCTACGGCGCGCAGGGGGAGGGGCCGTCGATCTACTGCTACGACCCGCAGGGAAACATGGTGGAGCTGAAGGGGCCGGCTGCTTGA
- the pstB gene encoding phosphate ABC transporter ATP-binding protein PstB: protein MINPAALALAPSMAPPAAEPKLRVRDLNFHYDGFHALKNIGMDIPEKQVTAIIGPSGCGKSTLLRIFNRIYAIYPGLKATGSIELDGENILDPRYSLNRLRSKVGMVFQKPVPFPMTIFENVAYGIRHHERLSRADMDARVEQALRGAALWDEVKDKLRQNALGLSGGQQQRLCIARAIALKPEVLLLDEPTSALDPIATGRIEQLIEDLKSQFTIVIVTHNMQQAARVSDRTAFMYLGELVEFDETERIFTKPGKKQTEDYITGRFG from the coding sequence ATGATTAACCCTGCCGCCCTCGCCCTGGCGCCCTCGATGGCCCCGCCCGCCGCCGAACCCAAGCTCAGGGTCCGCGACCTGAATTTCCACTACGACGGCTTCCATGCGCTGAAGAACATCGGCATGGATATTCCGGAGAAGCAGGTGACGGCGATCATCGGGCCCTCCGGTTGCGGCAAGTCCACGCTGCTGCGGATCTTCAATCGCATCTACGCGATCTACCCTGGCCTGAAGGCGACCGGTTCGATCGAGCTGGACGGCGAGAACATCCTCGACCCGCGCTACTCGCTCAACCGGCTGCGCAGCAAGGTCGGCATGGTCTTCCAGAAGCCGGTGCCGTTCCCGATGACGATCTTCGAGAACGTCGCCTATGGCATCCGCCACCACGAGCGCCTGTCCAGGGCGGACATGGATGCGCGCGTGGAGCAGGCCCTGCGCGGCGCGGCCCTGTGGGACGAGGTCAAGGACAAGCTCAGGCAGAATGCCCTGGGCCTGTCCGGCGGCCAGCAGCAGCGCCTGTGCATCGCGCGCGCGATCGCGCTCAAGCCCGAGGTGTTGCTGCTGGACGAGCCGACCTCCGCCCTCGATCCGATCGCCACCGGCCGCATCGAGCAGCTGATCGAGGACCTCAAGAGCCAGTTCACCATCGTGATCGTCACCCACAACATGCAGCAGGCGGCGCGCGTGTCCGACCGCACCGCCTTCATGTACCTGGGCGAGCTGGTGGAGTTCGACGAAACCGAGAGGATCTTCACCAAGCCCGGCAAGAAGCAGACCGAGGACTACATCACCGGCCGCTTCGGCTGA
- the rnr gene encoding ribonuclease R, with the protein MTRNKTSRTGKGGDTAAPRAPKPGARGGSRRTSPAGAPARGKSGRDPFAEREAQRYERPIPSREAILALLDERGEMLSEARIAEALQLQDEYEITALHKRLGAMVRDGQLLQGRRGDFAPVRKLDLIPGVVLANAEGYGFLRPDEGGDDLYLSPQQMRTVLHGDRVLASVVGIDRRGRRQGAIAEVLQRRSPRLVGRVVVENGVTLVSPDDRRLHLDVMVPPGQEQDARAGQIVVAEITDPPTPHRGPLGRIVSVLGERLQPSLLVEMAIASHDLPHEWPAEVLRDAAQVEPEVTAAERQGRVDLRKLPLVTIDGADARDFDDAVYAEPRRGGGWRLVVAIADVSHYVKVGSPLDREAYERSTSTYFPGFVVPMLPETLSNGICSLNPKVERLCMVCDMQIDDDGEVLKSKFYDAVMRSHARLTYDIVWQAVGLLDPEARDQVADVLPQLEHLHTLYKAMAAQRARRGAIDFETPEVKFRLDQRGEVEAMGATERNDAHKLIEECMIAANVQAAAFLTKKKFSALFRAHEPPPAEKYEDLQQFLREFKLRMPPVEDVTPGDFADVLALVRDRPERELIQSVLLRSQSLAAYQPENRGHFGLSLESYAHFTSPIRRYPDLLVHRAIRFAIGGGKPNEYFYTPAEMAAMAVHCSQRERRAEEAERDVDERFKTAWLSKHVGSEFEGVITGVTSFGLFVELEESRVSGLVHISQLANDYYHFDPIRKLLKGERTGDQFRLGDHVRVQVLRASIEDRKIDFRLVSDRKQGKPPATSHKAYDYAAGGERYSLPKPVDAPAAKAPGMLGRAARAVGRVFGRGAPAPAKPAPPAPAMGDNRAPRGKAAKVASEARGRQALPAEGGRPKLKGRPSKEASEAPGRSALPPETRRQAKGSQARDEQAGAKGRGNRANRDTGAPGKDDGGKRKAPQTAAAKRPGRQRNPKGKA; encoded by the coding sequence GTGACCAGAAATAAAACATCCCGCACCGGCAAGGGCGGCGATACCGCGGCTCCGCGTGCACCCAAGCCAGGCGCCCGGGGCGGTTCGCGGCGTACGTCGCCGGCCGGTGCACCCGCGCGCGGGAAGAGCGGACGCGACCCGTTCGCCGAGCGCGAGGCGCAACGCTACGAGCGGCCGATTCCCAGCCGCGAGGCGATCCTGGCGCTGCTGGACGAACGCGGCGAGATGCTGAGCGAGGCGCGCATCGCCGAGGCGCTCCAACTGCAGGACGAGTACGAAATCACCGCGTTGCACAAGCGCCTGGGTGCGATGGTGCGCGACGGCCAGCTGCTGCAGGGCCGGCGCGGCGATTTCGCCCCGGTGCGCAAGCTGGACCTGATTCCCGGCGTGGTGCTCGCCAACGCCGAAGGCTACGGCTTCCTGCGTCCGGACGAGGGCGGCGACGATCTCTACCTTTCGCCACAACAGATGCGGACCGTGCTGCATGGTGACCGCGTGCTCGCCAGCGTGGTCGGCATCGACCGGCGCGGCCGGCGCCAGGGCGCCATCGCCGAAGTGCTGCAGCGACGTTCGCCGCGGCTGGTCGGGCGCGTGGTGGTCGAGAACGGCGTGACGCTGGTGTCGCCGGACGACCGGCGCCTGCATCTGGACGTGATGGTTCCGCCGGGCCAGGAGCAGGACGCGCGCGCCGGGCAGATCGTGGTGGCCGAGATCACCGATCCGCCGACGCCGCACCGCGGCCCGCTCGGCCGCATCGTCTCGGTGCTGGGCGAGCGCCTGCAGCCCTCGCTGCTGGTGGAGATGGCCATCGCCAGCCATGACCTGCCGCACGAGTGGCCGGCGGAAGTGCTGCGCGACGCGGCACAGGTGGAGCCGGAAGTGACGGCCGCCGAGCGGCAGGGCCGGGTCGACCTGCGCAAGCTGCCGCTGGTGACCATCGACGGTGCCGACGCGCGCGACTTCGACGACGCGGTCTACGCCGAACCCCGCCGCGGTGGCGGCTGGCGCCTGGTGGTCGCGATCGCCGACGTCTCGCATTACGTCAAGGTCGGCAGCCCGCTGGACCGCGAAGCCTACGAGCGCAGCACCTCGACCTACTTCCCCGGTTTCGTGGTGCCGATGCTGCCGGAGACGCTCTCCAACGGCATCTGCTCGCTCAATCCGAAGGTCGAGCGGCTGTGCATGGTCTGCGACATGCAGATCGACGACGACGGCGAGGTGCTGAAGTCGAAGTTCTACGACGCGGTGATGCGCTCGCACGCGCGCCTGACCTACGACATCGTGTGGCAGGCGGTTGGCCTGCTCGACCCGGAGGCACGCGACCAGGTGGCCGACGTGCTGCCGCAGCTGGAGCACCTGCACACGCTGTACAAGGCAATGGCCGCGCAGCGCGCGCGCCGCGGCGCGATCGACTTCGAGACGCCGGAGGTCAAGTTCCGCCTCGACCAGCGGGGCGAGGTCGAGGCCATGGGCGCGACCGAGCGCAACGATGCGCACAAGCTGATCGAGGAATGCATGATCGCCGCCAACGTGCAGGCGGCCGCCTTCCTCACGAAGAAGAAGTTCTCCGCGCTGTTCCGCGCCCACGAGCCGCCGCCGGCGGAGAAGTACGAGGACCTGCAGCAGTTCCTGCGCGAATTCAAGCTGCGCATGCCGCCGGTGGAGGACGTCACGCCGGGCGACTTCGCCGACGTGCTGGCGCTGGTACGCGATCGTCCCGAGCGCGAGCTGATCCAGTCGGTGCTGCTGCGCTCGCAGAGCCTGGCCGCGTACCAGCCGGAGAACCGCGGGCACTTCGGATTGTCTCTGGAGTCCTACGCGCACTTCACCTCGCCGATCCGGCGCTATCCGGACCTGCTGGTGCACCGCGCGATCCGCTTCGCCATCGGCGGTGGCAAGCCCAACGAGTACTTCTACACGCCGGCCGAGATGGCGGCGATGGCCGTGCACTGCTCGCAGCGCGAGCGGCGTGCCGAGGAGGCCGAGCGCGACGTCGACGAGCGCTTCAAGACCGCGTGGCTCTCCAAGCACGTCGGCAGCGAGTTCGAAGGCGTGATCACCGGCGTCACGTCGTTCGGCCTGTTCGTGGAACTGGAGGAGTCGCGCGTGTCCGGCCTGGTGCACATCAGCCAGCTCGCCAACGACTACTACCACTTCGATCCGATCCGCAAACTGCTCAAGGGCGAACGCACCGGCGACCAGTTCCGTCTGGGTGACCACGTGCGCGTGCAGGTGCTGCGCGCGAGCATCGAGGATCGCAAGATCGATTTCCGCCTGGTGTCCGATCGCAAGCAGGGCAAGCCCCCGGCCACGTCGCACAAGGCCTATGACTACGCTGCCGGCGGCGAGCGGTACTCGCTGCCCAAGCCGGTCGATGCGCCCGCCGCCAAGGCGCCGGGCATGTTGGGTCGTGCTGCCAGGGCGGTGGGTCGGGTCTTTGGGCGTGGCGCTCCGGCACCGGCCAAGCCGGCGCCGCCGGCACCCGCGATGGGCGATAATCGTGCGCCCCGCGGCAAGGCCGCCAAGGTGGCGTCCGAGGCGAGGGGGCGGCAGGCGCTTCCCGCCGAGGGCGGCCGGCCGAAGCTCAAGGGCAGGCCGAGCAAAGAGGCTTCCGAGGCACCTGGCCGGTCGGCCCTGCCGCCGGAAACCCGGCGGCAGGCCAAAGGCAGCCAGGCCCGCGACGAACAGGCCGGCGCCAAGGGCAGGGGCAATCGGGCCAACCGTGATACGGGCGCGCCCGGCAAAGACGACGGCGGCAAGCGCAAGGCACCGCAGACTGCTGCCGCCAAGCGGCCCGGCCGCCAGCGCAATCCGAAGGGCAAGGCATGA
- the pstA gene encoding phosphate ABC transporter permease PstA: protein MDMLYLRRRLTNALALTLSMLATLIGLAFLAWILWETLRQGIAALDLKLFTKITAYGDQGGLANAMVGSLIINFVGIAIATPIGVLAGTWLAEYANRTRLGETIRFLNDILLSAPSIVMGLFVYTIIVLPSTALTHGNTTFSGFAGGVALALIALPVIVRTTDEMLRLVPSTLREAALSLGVPQWKLTSQILLRAARSGIVTGVLLALARISGETAPLLFTAFGNNFMTLNPLDKMSSLPQVIYQYANDPGEAMHALAWAGAFVVTLFVLLLSLASRLLFARKVSHD from the coding sequence ATGGACATGCTCTACCTGCGCCGCCGCCTGACCAACGCGCTGGCGCTCACGCTCAGCATGCTCGCCACGCTGATCGGCCTGGCCTTCCTCGCCTGGATCCTCTGGGAAACCCTGCGTCAGGGGATCGCCGCGCTGGACCTGAAGCTGTTCACCAAAATCACCGCCTACGGTGACCAGGGTGGCCTGGCCAACGCCATGGTCGGCAGCCTGATCATCAACTTCGTCGGCATCGCCATCGCCACGCCGATCGGCGTGCTGGCCGGCACGTGGCTGGCCGAATACGCCAACCGCACGCGGCTGGGCGAGACGATCCGCTTCCTGAACGACATCCTGTTGTCGGCGCCGTCGATCGTGATGGGCCTGTTCGTCTACACCATCATCGTGCTGCCGAGCACCGCGCTGACCCATGGCAACACCACGTTCTCCGGTTTCGCCGGCGGGGTGGCGCTGGCGCTCATCGCGCTTCCGGTGATCGTGCGCACCACCGACGAGATGCTGCGGCTGGTGCCCTCGACCCTGCGCGAGGCGGCCCTCTCGCTGGGCGTGCCGCAGTGGAAGCTGACCTCGCAGATCCTGCTGCGCGCGGCGCGTTCGGGCATCGTCACCGGTGTGCTGCTGGCGCTGGCGCGCATCAGCGGCGAAACCGCGCCGCTGCTGTTCACCGCGTTCGGCAACAACTTCATGACACTCAATCCGCTGGACAAGATGTCCAGCCTGCCCCAGGTGATCTACCAGTACGCCAACGATCCGGGCGAGGCGATGCACGCGCTGGCCTGGGCCGGTGCCTTCGTGGTCACGCTGTTCGTGCTGCTGCTCAGCCTCGCCTCCCGCCTGCTGTTTGCCCGCAAGGTGTCCCATGATTAA
- the phoU gene encoding phosphate signaling complex protein PhoU encodes MTGKDHIIKSYDSELARLTGEIVRMGELAAAQLEAAIDVVERRDGRAAQHVVANDDAIDTLEQEISHDVVRLLALRAPMAGDLRNVFAALRIASDIERIGDYAANVAKRSIPLSMVAPVAPTSGLGLLAKLAAAEVRDVLDAYARQDAEQGYQVWKRDAKLDEAYTGYFRQLLTYMMEDPRNITPCTHLLFMAKNIERIGDHATNIAENLWYQVYGEPLAKQRDNRDLTSSPEMPKLGG; translated from the coding sequence ATGACCGGCAAAGATCACATCATCAAGAGCTACGACAGCGAACTGGCGCGCCTCACCGGCGAGATCGTCCGCATGGGCGAGCTCGCCGCCGCCCAGCTGGAGGCGGCGATCGACGTGGTCGAGCGCCGCGACGGTCGCGCGGCCCAGCATGTCGTGGCCAACGACGACGCGATCGACACGCTGGAGCAGGAGATCAGCCACGACGTGGTGCGCCTGCTCGCCTTGCGAGCCCCGATGGCCGGCGATCTGCGCAACGTGTTCGCGGCACTGCGCATCGCCTCCGACATCGAACGCATCGGCGACTACGCGGCCAACGTGGCCAAGCGCTCGATCCCGTTGTCGATGGTCGCCCCGGTGGCCCCCACCAGTGGCCTGGGCCTGCTCGCCAAGCTGGCGGCCGCCGAAGTGCGCGACGTGCTGGACGCCTACGCCCGGCAGGATGCCGAGCAGGGCTACCAGGTCTGGAAACGCGATGCCAAGCTGGACGAGGCCTACACCGGCTACTTCCGCCAGTTGCTGACCTACATGATGGAAGACCCGCGCAACATCACGCCGTGCACGCACCTGCTGTTCATGGCCAAGAACATCGAGCGCATCGGCGACCACGCGACCAACATCGCCGAGAACCTCTGGTACCAGGTGTACGGCGAACCGCTGGCAAAGCAGCGCGACAACCGCGACCTGACGTCGAGTCCGGAAATGCCGAAGCTGGGCGGCTGA
- the rlmB gene encoding 23S rRNA (guanosine(2251)-2'-O)-methyltransferase RlmB: MSESWIVGINPVEGALANDASRVREVLVDVATAQRNARIKELVEQAHAHRIPVHHRPREQLDKLAGQARHQGVVALYEPPPMTHEDELAGLIERDGMETLVLVLDGITDPHNLGACLRSAAAAKVTAVIVPKDRAVGLTPVVRRASAGGADRVPLVAVTNLARTLREIKDAGVWITGLAGDTETSVYEVDFRGPVALVLGSEGEGMRRLTRELCDFVARIPMPGLMESLNVSVATGVVLFEALRQRGLKQ, from the coding sequence ATGAGCGAGAGCTGGATCGTCGGCATCAACCCGGTCGAAGGCGCGTTGGCGAACGACGCGTCGCGCGTCCGCGAGGTGCTGGTGGACGTTGCCACGGCGCAACGTAACGCGCGCATCAAGGAGCTGGTCGAGCAGGCCCACGCGCACCGGATCCCGGTGCACCACCGCCCGCGCGAGCAGCTGGACAAGCTGGCAGGCCAGGCGCGCCACCAGGGCGTGGTGGCGCTGTACGAACCGCCGCCGATGACCCACGAGGACGAGCTCGCGGGCCTGATCGAACGCGACGGCATGGAAACCCTGGTGCTCGTGCTCGACGGCATCACCGACCCGCACAACCTGGGCGCCTGCCTGCGCTCGGCGGCGGCCGCGAAGGTCACGGCCGTGATCGTGCCCAAGGATCGCGCCGTCGGCCTGACGCCGGTGGTGCGCCGCGCCTCGGCTGGCGGCGCCGACCGCGTGCCGCTGGTGGCGGTGACCAACCTCGCGCGCACGTTGCGCGAAATCAAGGACGCCGGCGTGTGGATCACCGGGCTGGCCGGCGATACCGAGACGTCCGTCTACGAGGTCGACTTCCGCGGACCCGTGGCGCTGGTGCTGGGCAGCGAAGGCGAAGGCATGCGCCGGCTGACTCGCGAACTGTGCGACTTCGTGGCGAGGATCCCGATGCCGGGGTTGATGGAGAGCCTCAATGTCTCGGTCGCGACCGGCGTCGTATTGTTCGAGGCGCTGCGTCAGCGGGGTCTGAAGCAATGA